The following coding sequences lie in one Mercenaria mercenaria strain notata chromosome 5, MADL_Memer_1, whole genome shotgun sequence genomic window:
- the LOC123557186 gene encoding integrin-linked protein kinase-like isoform X1, translated as MDDIFTKVREGNAFHVRVWLDNTENDLNQGDDHRFSLLHWAAKEGYTNICDMLIQRGARVNATNMGDDTALHLACSHGQRDIALMLFHNKANINAINEHGNTPLHYACFWGHDQIAEDLVNNGAMVSMANKFDETPLEKAKPYLAKMLKERAGSLGQDLQKIPFKDRSWLGYKTRSRDALLSRHQGIDISQLNLVTHMVTTHSGEVWRGLWQGNDIVAKVLSLRECTVRNSRDFQEEFPRLRIFNHQNILPVLACCNQPPNLVVISQFMPYGSLFNVLHGETGIVVDQNQALRFAIDIARGMEFLHTLEPIIPNLVLTSKHIMIDEDLAKINIDDPKYRSPDGTIAGIDEDLTARINMADYKFSFHEKGKLYCPAWMAPEALQKKPEDLNLRAADMWSFAIMLFELETREVPFADLTPMEIGMKVALEGLRITIPPGISSHILRLLKICMNEDPGKRPRFDMIIPILEKMKHAS; from the exons ATGGATGATATATTTACAAAAGTGCGAGAAGGAAATGCCTTCCATGTTAGAGTATGGCTGGACAATACTGAAAATGACCTAAATCAGGG AGATGATCACAGATTTAGCTTACTTCACTGGGCAGCCAAAGAAGGCTATACCAACATTTGTGATATGCTTATACAGAGAGGGGCGAGAGTTAATGCTACAAACATGGGAGACGACACTGCTTTACATTTAGCATGCAGTCATGGGCAGAGAGATATCGCTCTTATG CTTTTCCACAACAAGGCAAACATCAATGCTATCAACGAGCATGGAAACACGCCCCTACACTACGCATGTTTCTGGGGACATGACCAGATTGCAGAGGATCTTGTCAATAATGGAGCCATGGTATCCATGGCAAACAAGTTTGATGAAACACCGTTGGAAAAAGCTAAACCATATCTTGCCAAAATGTTGAAAG AAAGAGCtggatctttaggtcaagatctgCAAAAAATACCATTCAAAGATCGCAGTTGGCTCGGGTACAAGACTCGCAGTCGAGATGCGCTACTGTCCAGACATCAGGGTATAGATATTTCACAACTTAACCTAGTCACACACATGGTGACTACACACTCCGGAGAGGTGTGGCGAGGACTGTGGCAGGGAAATGATATTGTAGCAAAAGTCCTTAGTCTCAGAGAATGTACAGTCAGAAACTCAAGAGATTTTCAAGAAGAGTTTCCTAGACTAAG AATCTTCAATCACCAGAATATTTTACCAGTGCTAGCATGTTGCAATCAACCACCAAATCTTGTTGTCATCTCACAGTTTATGCCATATGGTTCACTATTCAATGTTCTACATGGAGAAACTG GTATAGTGGTAGATCAGAACCAAGCATTGAGATTTGCCATTGATATAGCTCGAGGAATGGAGTTTCTACATACACTAGAACCTATCATCCCTAACCTTGTACTCACTAGCAAACACATTATG ATTGATGAGGACCTGGCCAAAATCAACATCGATGACCCAAAATATCGGTCCCCCGACGGGACAATAGCAGGG ATTGATGAAGATCTAACGGCCAGAATCAACATGGCTGACTACAAATTTTCTTTCCACGAGAAAGGAAAACTATACTGCCCTGCTTGGATGGCCCCAGAAG CCTTACAGAAGAAACCAGAAGATTTAAACCTGAGAGCTGCTGACATGTGGAGTTTCGCAATCATGCTGTTTGAGCTAGAAACCAGAGAAGTGCCTTTCGCTGACCTCACACCCATGGAAATAGGGATGAAG GTTGCCTTAGAAGGTCTGCGTATCACTATACCGCCAGGAATCTCATCTCATATATTACGTCTACTCAAAATCTGTATGAACGAGGACCCAGGAAAACGTCCAAGATTTGACATGATCATACCTATACTAGAAAAGATGAAACATGCCAGTTAA
- the LOC123557186 gene encoding integrin-linked protein kinase-like isoform X2 yields MDDIFTKVREGNAFHVRVWLDNTENDLNQGDDHRFSLLHWAAKEGYTNICDMLIQRGARVNATNMGDDTALHLACSHGQRDIALMLFHNKANINAINEHGNTPLHYACFWGHDQIAEDLVNNGAMVSMANKFDETPLEKAKPYLAKMLKERAGSLGQDLQKIPFKDRSWLGYKTRSRDALLSRHQGIDISQLNLVTHMVTTHSGEVWRGLWQGNDIVAKVLSLRECTVRNSRDFQEEFPRLRIFNHQNILPVLACCNQPPNLVVISQFMPYGSLFNVLHGETGIVVDQNQALRFAIDIARGMEFLHTLEPIIPNLVLTSKHIMIDEDLTARINMADYKFSFHEKGKLYCPAWMAPEALQKKPEDLNLRAADMWSFAIMLFELETREVPFADLTPMEIGMKVALEGLRITIPPGISSHILRLLKICMNEDPGKRPRFDMIIPILEKMKHAS; encoded by the exons ATGGATGATATATTTACAAAAGTGCGAGAAGGAAATGCCTTCCATGTTAGAGTATGGCTGGACAATACTGAAAATGACCTAAATCAGGG AGATGATCACAGATTTAGCTTACTTCACTGGGCAGCCAAAGAAGGCTATACCAACATTTGTGATATGCTTATACAGAGAGGGGCGAGAGTTAATGCTACAAACATGGGAGACGACACTGCTTTACATTTAGCATGCAGTCATGGGCAGAGAGATATCGCTCTTATG CTTTTCCACAACAAGGCAAACATCAATGCTATCAACGAGCATGGAAACACGCCCCTACACTACGCATGTTTCTGGGGACATGACCAGATTGCAGAGGATCTTGTCAATAATGGAGCCATGGTATCCATGGCAAACAAGTTTGATGAAACACCGTTGGAAAAAGCTAAACCATATCTTGCCAAAATGTTGAAAG AAAGAGCtggatctttaggtcaagatctgCAAAAAATACCATTCAAAGATCGCAGTTGGCTCGGGTACAAGACTCGCAGTCGAGATGCGCTACTGTCCAGACATCAGGGTATAGATATTTCACAACTTAACCTAGTCACACACATGGTGACTACACACTCCGGAGAGGTGTGGCGAGGACTGTGGCAGGGAAATGATATTGTAGCAAAAGTCCTTAGTCTCAGAGAATGTACAGTCAGAAACTCAAGAGATTTTCAAGAAGAGTTTCCTAGACTAAG AATCTTCAATCACCAGAATATTTTACCAGTGCTAGCATGTTGCAATCAACCACCAAATCTTGTTGTCATCTCACAGTTTATGCCATATGGTTCACTATTCAATGTTCTACATGGAGAAACTG GTATAGTGGTAGATCAGAACCAAGCATTGAGATTTGCCATTGATATAGCTCGAGGAATGGAGTTTCTACATACACTAGAACCTATCATCCCTAACCTTGTACTCACTAGCAAACACATTATG ATTGATGAAGATCTAACGGCCAGAATCAACATGGCTGACTACAAATTTTCTTTCCACGAGAAAGGAAAACTATACTGCCCTGCTTGGATGGCCCCAGAAG CCTTACAGAAGAAACCAGAAGATTTAAACCTGAGAGCTGCTGACATGTGGAGTTTCGCAATCATGCTGTTTGAGCTAGAAACCAGAGAAGTGCCTTTCGCTGACCTCACACCCATGGAAATAGGGATGAAG GTTGCCTTAGAAGGTCTGCGTATCACTATACCGCCAGGAATCTCATCTCATATATTACGTCTACTCAAAATCTGTATGAACGAGGACCCAGGAAAACGTCCAAGATTTGACATGATCATACCTATACTAGAAAAGATGAAACATGCCAGTTAA